The Methanolacinia petrolearia DSM 11571 genome has a segment encoding these proteins:
- a CDS encoding type II toxin-antitoxin system HicB family antitoxin, whose product MEKNYNFRIMLRKEPEGGYTAYVPSLPGCVTYGDTIDEAVDLVREAVELYIESLIEHNEPVPSDDEVLEYNLQIKAQA is encoded by the coding sequence ATGGAGAAAAATTATAATTTCAGGATTATGCTCAGGAAAGAGCCGGAAGGAGGGTATACGGCTTATGTTCCTTCACTTCCCGGATGCGTTACATATGGCGATACGATAGACGAAGCCGTAGATCTGGTCCGGGAGGCGGTTGAACTCTATATCGAGAGCCTTATCGAGCATAACGAACCTGTTCCTTCGGACGACGAGGTTCTTGAATACAATCTCCAGATCAAAGCACAGGCATGA
- a CDS encoding ester cyclase has protein sequence MSDADANREKIKILFERVLNGGNDDYLDELIAADYIEHNPVPGQEPGAEGVKIKLKDLRAAFPDIRFFPAETVAEGDLVAVRYHWEATHNGPFMGLAPTGKKVSVNGMDFYRFKNGKLAEHWDCADMLGLMVQLKVFRV, from the coding sequence ATGAGCGATGCCGATGCAAACAGGGAGAAAATAAAAATACTCTTCGAGCGGGTCCTCAACGGGGGCAACGACGACTACCTGGACGAACTGATAGCGGCGGATTATATCGAGCACAATCCCGTTCCCGGACAGGAGCCCGGTGCGGAAGGAGTAAAGATCAAGCTGAAAGATCTTCGTGCGGCATTTCCCGACATCCGTTTCTTCCCGGCGGAGACTGTAGCCGAAGGCGATCTCGTGGCCGTCCGTTACCACTGGGAGGCCACCCACAACGGGCCGTTCATGGGCCTCGCCCCGACGGGAAAGAAAGTATCCGTCAACGGGATGGACTTCTACAGGTTCAAAAACGGAAAACTCGCCGAACACTGGGACTGTGCCGACATGCTCGGCCTTATGGTGCAGCTAAAGGTCTTCAGAGTCTAA
- a CDS encoding type II toxin-antitoxin system HicA family toxin → MKLPNLNPDRVIKILESRGFVLDRVKGSHHIYIHPETRQRVVIPVHKKDLPKGTLMEILRQAGIKKEDLEKE, encoded by the coding sequence ATGAAGCTTCCGAACCTGAACCCGGACAGAGTTATAAAAATTCTTGAAAGCCGGGGTTTTGTTCTTGACAGGGTAAAAGGGAGCCACCACATATACATACACCCTGAAACCAGGCAGAGGGTTGTTATTCCGGTTCATAAAAAAGATCTTCCGAAAGGAACCCTGATGGAGATCCTCAGGCAGGCGGGAATAAAGAAGGAAGATTTGGAGAAAGAATAG
- a CDS encoding VOC family protein, which produces MNENKPFSYHSTVLFVEDVERSKKFYTEVMGEEIELDLGKNVGFKNGLAIWEGEYGRNVIFGDPSGGDYSSKKMLEIYYETEDMAETYEILKSAGVEFVHEVVEQPWRQLTVRFLDPDGHMIEVGERMDVCIGRLAASGETPEMIAESTMMPAEIVNAILANRD; this is translated from the coding sequence ATGAATGAAAATAAACCATTCTCATATCATTCGACCGTTCTGTTCGTGGAAGATGTGGAGAGATCGAAGAAGTTCTATACTGAAGTAATGGGCGAGGAGATCGAACTCGATCTCGGGAAAAATGTAGGATTCAAAAACGGCCTTGCCATCTGGGAAGGGGAATACGGCCGTAATGTAATATTCGGGGATCCTTCCGGTGGAGATTATTCATCGAAGAAGATGCTGGAGATCTACTACGAGACCGAAGACATGGCAGAGACCTATGAGATCCTGAAATCCGCCGGGGTCGAATTCGTTCACGAAGTAGTCGAACAACCCTGGCGGCAGCTCACCGTAAGGTTCCTCGATCCCGACGGGCACATGATAGAGGTCGGCGAGAGAATGGACGTCTGCATAGGGAGACTTGCGGCCTCGGGGGAAACACCTGAGATGATCGCAGAATCAACGATGATGCCTGCCGAAATAGTGAATGCAATCCTGGCGAATAGAGATTAG
- a CDS encoding nitroreductase family protein, whose protein sequence is MNDENEVTRAIMGRRSIRNYSDRVVPDELIEMLIDMGIHAPSALALFPWSFIVVKDRGMMKRVSEYVKPQILAELKNAKRVGMTQRYLDMVGEERFSIFYNAPSLLLILGKNDAPISDVDCSLCAQNIMLAAHSLGLGTCWIGSARHLEKNPGLVEELGIPDEYHLVASLVLGYPAENPEMPARPEPSVNWIK, encoded by the coding sequence ATGAACGATGAGAACGAAGTGACCCGTGCGATTATGGGAAGGAGAAGCATCAGGAATTATTCGGACAGGGTTGTTCCGGATGAACTGATCGAGATGCTGATCGACATGGGGATACATGCACCTTCGGCCCTCGCCCTTTTTCCGTGGAGTTTTATCGTCGTAAAGGATAGGGGGATGATGAAGAGGGTCTCCGAATATGTAAAACCGCAAATTCTCGCTGAGCTTAAGAATGCAAAAAGGGTCGGGATGACACAGAGATATCTTGATATGGTGGGCGAGGAGAGATTTTCGATCTTCTACAACGCCCCGTCTCTTCTCCTGATACTTGGTAAAAATGATGCTCCCATATCGGATGTAGACTGTTCGCTTTGTGCACAGAATATCATGCTCGCCGCACATTCGCTTGGTCTCGGCACATGCTGGATCGGCTCGGCGAGACATCTTGAAAAGAATCCGGGGCTTGTTGAAGAGCTTGGAATCCCGGACGAATACCACCTCGTCGCCTCCCTCGTCCTCGGGTACCCTGCGGAAAACCCGGAGATGCCTGCTAGACCGGAACCGTCTGTAAACTGGATAAAATAG
- a CDS encoding SAM-dependent methyltransferase translates to MAGFEYKKSSKYTDYDTIYAQCSGPGGLQLAEFMAEKMGVAPGKKLLDVGCNRGWQTCFLAKEYGIFAVGIDPWDDREEGDPMVEHLRRNSVLWGVEDSVLGIKAGVPDTGFASKSFDYVYSTTALEMVRVSQGIEGYMEALKEIYRVLKPGGVFGVGEPMHLGVPVPEDLEPYVSQDEYSWKVCFRSLDETTELIEEAGFRITESAYVPDAWDWWTAFARHDPFCKEDPAGDPKTLEVDGGRWTSFGYVIGMKGE, encoded by the coding sequence ATGGCAGGATTCGAATATAAAAAATCATCAAAATATACGGATTACGATACGATATATGCACAGTGCAGCGGTCCGGGCGGACTTCAGCTTGCCGAGTTCATGGCGGAAAAAATGGGTGTTGCGCCTGGTAAGAAGCTGCTCGATGTCGGCTGCAACCGCGGGTGGCAGACCTGTTTTCTTGCGAAGGAGTACGGGATCTTCGCGGTAGGGATTGATCCATGGGACGACCGGGAGGAGGGAGACCCGATGGTGGAGCATCTCCGCAGGAATTCGGTCCTCTGGGGAGTGGAGGATTCCGTTCTCGGGATAAAGGCGGGAGTGCCGGATACAGGTTTTGCCTCGAAATCGTTCGATTATGTATATTCGACGACGGCTCTTGAGATGGTCCGGGTTTCGCAGGGAATCGAAGGTTACATGGAGGCATTAAAGGAGATTTACCGGGTGCTGAAACCGGGAGGGGTATTCGGCGTCGGCGAACCGATGCATCTCGGCGTTCCGGTTCCCGAAGATCTCGAACCTTATGTCTCGCAGGACGAGTACTCGTGGAAGGTGTGTTTCCGGAGCCTCGACGAGACGACGGAACTGATTGAAGAGGCGGGATTTAGGATCACAGAGTCTGCCTATGTCCCGGATGCGTGGGACTGGTGGACGGCGTTCGCCCGGCACGATCCCTTCTGCAAAGAGGACCCGGCTGGCGACCCGAAGACGCTGGAGGTCGACGGGGGGAGATGGACGAGTTTCGGGTACGTGATCGGGATGAAGGGTGAGTGA
- a CDS encoding AAA family ATPase, translating to MGEEQVLSDELLEELENLNNKLAGVKSSYESGKEEKAESKYESSIGIYDESVEHLGPAIDEIFELYDDDPDYIEEFLDEVESYYEAFFSWDDTFDYDFSDQEAGVTAILDLSRGRLLALSEKYRLALKRLTDGLNSSPEEYQAAFREEIGNVHYKLEDYSRALEFYEEAIERDWERPGAWQGKILVLMEMERAEEAIEAAHTLLELCDDESAEYFAAKTSLVLCNFNLGRYHDIVDNAPLILPEDEETDDLNALLWYYRYLALKEIDAPEDECREAYKEALRYNPDIESTDEFRELFEDKSPPEPVKPKKDNSKNSLNDMLKDLNGEKGGRSLEDLLEELNELTGLSSVKKDVNSQINIVKIRNLREKKGLKQPELSLHMVFSGNPGTGKTTVARLVSEIYHKLGVLSKGHLVEVDRADLVAGYVGQTALKVQEVVQSALGGVLFIDEAYTLTSKEGNDFGDEAIATLLKAMEDNRNDLLVIVAGYPDLMNEFLQSNPGLRSRFNKFINFEDYSPEELMEMLDMRCRKNGMALSDESRVYARAFFEKRCKTKGADFANGRDVRNFFERAYLNMSDRLAMEENPSEEDLSTIILDDLKEVTL from the coding sequence ATGGGCGAAGAACAGGTTCTATCCGATGAACTTCTCGAAGAACTCGAAAATCTTAACAATAAACTGGCTGGCGTAAAAAGTTCATACGAATCGGGAAAAGAGGAGAAAGCCGAATCGAAATATGAATCCTCCATAGGAATTTACGATGAATCCGTAGAACACCTGGGACCTGCAATAGATGAGATCTTCGAACTCTATGATGACGACCCCGACTATATCGAAGAATTTTTAGATGAGGTAGAATCCTACTACGAAGCTTTCTTCTCCTGGGACGACACGTTCGACTACGATTTTTCAGACCAGGAAGCAGGGGTTACTGCAATACTCGATCTGTCCCGTGGAAGATTACTGGCACTCTCCGAAAAATACCGACTCGCCCTGAAAAGACTCACGGACGGATTAAATTCGTCTCCGGAAGAATACCAGGCGGCATTCCGCGAAGAGATCGGCAATGTCCACTATAAGCTTGAAGATTATTCCCGGGCTCTCGAATTCTACGAAGAAGCAATCGAGAGGGACTGGGAAAGACCCGGCGCATGGCAGGGAAAAATTCTTGTCCTGATGGAAATGGAAAGAGCGGAGGAAGCGATTGAAGCTGCTCATACATTACTTGAACTCTGCGACGACGAATCAGCCGAATATTTTGCTGCAAAAACCTCACTTGTTCTCTGTAATTTCAATCTTGGAAGATACCATGACATTGTAGACAATGCACCTCTGATTTTACCGGAGGATGAAGAAACGGACGACCTGAACGCACTCCTGTGGTACTACCGGTATCTCGCTCTAAAAGAGATCGATGCACCCGAAGATGAATGCAGAGAGGCATATAAAGAAGCACTCCGTTATAATCCCGATATTGAATCGACCGACGAATTCAGGGAACTGTTTGAGGACAAATCCCCGCCAGAACCCGTAAAACCAAAAAAAGACAACAGTAAAAACAGTCTTAACGACATGCTGAAGGATCTCAACGGCGAAAAAGGTGGAAGATCACTGGAAGACCTCCTTGAAGAACTCAACGAACTGACAGGTCTTTCTTCAGTAAAAAAAGACGTGAACTCGCAAATAAACATAGTAAAGATCAGAAACCTGCGGGAGAAGAAGGGCCTGAAACAGCCCGAGCTCTCCCTTCACATGGTCTTTTCGGGAAATCCCGGGACAGGCAAAACCACTGTCGCACGGCTGGTCTCTGAAATCTATCACAAACTCGGAGTCCTTTCCAAAGGTCATCTTGTTGAAGTGGACCGGGCCGACCTGGTTGCAGGATACGTAGGCCAGACGGCACTGAAAGTCCAGGAGGTCGTACAGAGTGCCCTGGGCGGTGTGTTGTTTATAGATGAAGCCTACACGCTGACATCCAAAGAAGGAAACGATTTCGGGGACGAAGCAATTGCCACCCTGTTGAAGGCGATGGAAGACAACCGTAACGATCTCCTGGTGATAGTCGCAGGGTATCCCGATCTGATGAATGAATTTTTACAGTCGAACCCGGGTCTTCGCTCCCGTTTTAATAAATTTATTAATTTCGAGGATTATTCCCCGGAAGAACTGATGGAGATGCTCGATATGCGATGCCGCAAAAACGGAATGGCCCTGTCCGATGAGAGCCGGGTTTATGCCAGGGCCTTCTTTGAAAAGAGATGCAAAACAAAAGGAGCGGATTTCGCAAACGGCCGTGATGTACGTAATTTCTTCGAACGGGCATACCTGAATATGTCCGACAGGCTTGCTATGGAAGAAAATCCGTCTGAAGAAGATTTGTCAACGATAATTTTAGACGACCTGAAGGAAGTCACACTTTAA